Within bacterium, the genomic segment GGAAGGCTTGCTGATGCAGAAATAGCAAGGACAGAATGGTATCGTGAGGGAAGGGTTCCCCTTCATACAATAAAGGCTAATATAGACTATGGAGTAGCAGAGGCAACAACAAAGTTTGGAAAGATTGGAATAAAGGTTTGGGTCTATAGAAAGCCTGAAGAGTCTTAGCCCAACTTACTTTAACTTGAATTGCAAACAATTGTGGCACATTGTAAAATTTAAGTATGTTTGAACGATTTACAGAAAGGGCAAGGAAAATATTGGCTTTAGCCCAAGATGAGGCAAAGAGGCTAAATCATGATTATTTAGGTCCTGAGCATATCCTTTTAGGTCTTATAAGAGAGGGAGAAGGTGTTGCAACAGAGGTTTTAAGAAATTTTGATATTGACCTTGAGGGCTTAAAAATAGAGATAGAAAA encodes:
- a CDS encoding Clp protease N-terminal domain-containing protein, producing the protein MFERFTERARKILALAQDEAKRLNHDYLGPEHILLGLIREGEGVATEVLRNFDIDLEGLKIEIEKETPPGGSLAILGNVPFTPHSKKVLELAVEEGRNMGHNYIGTEHLLFGLIKEEESIASRILTRL